One Chordicoccus furentiruminis DNA window includes the following coding sequences:
- a CDS encoding YczE/YyaS/YitT family protein, which translates to MSSEMKRRLMMTISGVVICGFSVGMFQYSTLGMDPFQVFAHGIWNQIQYLADGQGIHLLQEFGVDRAIISYGVVYMILNLVLLIADFILDRKKIGIATFINLFLVGYIVDFSYGIWHRMLPHPSLAVRFLFLIAAIVIMCLSSALYFTSDLGVSTYDTIALALSEQHHWDFKFVRITSDLICVAIGFFFGIMPGIGTIITAFFMGPLISFFNKHVAGPIRYGKNRL; encoded by the coding sequence ATGAGCAGTGAGATGAAACGCCGCCTTATGATGACCATATCGGGTGTTGTAATCTGTGGTTTCAGTGTAGGGATGTTTCAGTACTCTACGCTGGGAATGGATCCGTTTCAGGTATTTGCTCACGGGATCTGGAATCAGATCCAGTATCTTGCGGACGGCCAGGGGATCCATCTGCTGCAGGAATTCGGCGTCGACCGGGCGATTATCTCTTATGGAGTCGTCTATATGATTCTGAATCTGGTGCTTCTTATTGCGGATTTTATTCTGGACAGGAAGAAGATCGGAATCGCCACGTTTATCAATCTGTTTCTGGTGGGCTACATCGTTGATTTTTCATACGGAATCTGGCATCGGATGCTTCCCCATCCGTCACTGGCGGTGCGCTTCCTTTTTCTGATCGCCGCGATTGTGATTATGTGTCTTTCGTCGGCGCTGTATTTTACAAGTGATCTCGGCGTTTCCACATATGATACGATCGCGCTGGCTCTTTCGGAACAGCATCACTGGGATTTCAAGTTTGTCCGGATTACCAGTGATCTGATCTGTGTGGCAATCGGGTTCTTTTTCGGAATCATGCCGGGGATCGGAACCATTATCACAGCATTCTTTATGGGACCTTTGATTTCTTTCTTCAACAAGCATGTTGCCGGTCCGATCCGATACGGAAAGAACAGACTGTGA
- the gyrA gene encoding DNA gyrase subunit A: MDDKVFDKIHEVDLKKTMETSYIDYAMSVIVSRALPDVRDGLKPVQRRVLWSMIELNNGPDKPHRKCARIVGDTMGKYHPHGDSSIYGALVNMAQDWSFHYPLVDGHGNFGSVDGDSPAAMRYTEARLSRISMEMLADINKNTVDFVPNFDETEKEPVVLPARIPNLLINGTTGIAVGMATNMPPHNLGEVIDACVRMIDDRVAGKPDIPIEDIMKIIKGPDFPTGATILGRHGIEEAYRTGRGKITVRAVTRIETKPSGKSEILVTELPFLVNKARLIESIAELVRNKKIDGITGLNDHSSREGMEICIEVRRDANANIVLNQLYKHTQLQDTFGVNNLALVDGQPKVLNLNEILIYYLRHQEDVVTRRTQYDLNKAEERAHILRGLLIALDHIDEVIAIIRAAANVQAAKSELMKRFGLDDPQAQAIVDMRLRALTGLERSKIESEYAELKKTIEHLKAILADRNLLLGVIRDELLVIRGKYADERKTKIVFDSSDISVEDLIPDENMVITATQLGYVKRMTVDQFHMQNRGGKGIRGMQTLDDDAVANVMMTTNHSYILFFTNQGRVYRLHAYEIPEASRTARGTAIVNLLMLQPEEHITTVLPIRRFEADRYLVMATRHGVVKRTPMAAFANIRKNGLTAITLEEHDELIEVKWDDCGQDVILVSRNGMSIRFNVSDIRPMGRGAAGVRGMKLEDGDEVVNMVTEKQGTHLLFISERGLGKLTPITEFRRQYRGGIGLKCYKITEKSGRLVGARAVSEDDEILIITTEGIMIRTSCLDISILGRITTGVKIMNLGEGVKVASFTKVLEDDDASSDEQADDAADGTDLSGEASEESGSEDRNTPEEKSETE; the protein is encoded by the coding sequence ATGGACGATAAGGTATTTGACAAAATCCATGAGGTCGACCTGAAGAAGACGATGGAGACCTCGTATATTGACTATGCGATGTCGGTGATCGTGTCACGGGCTCTTCCTGATGTCCGGGACGGCCTGAAGCCGGTGCAGCGCCGCGTGCTGTGGTCCATGATTGAGCTCAATAACGGACCGGACAAGCCTCACCGGAAGTGCGCCCGTATTGTCGGCGATACGATGGGTAAGTATCATCCTCACGGAGATTCTTCGATTTACGGCGCGCTGGTCAATATGGCGCAGGACTGGTCGTTTCATTATCCTCTGGTGGACGGACACGGCAATTTCGGTTCGGTCGACGGGGACTCGCCGGCCGCGATGCGTTACACGGAAGCCAGACTGTCCAGAATCTCCATGGAGATGCTGGCGGATATCAACAAAAACACCGTTGATTTCGTTCCGAACTTCGATGAGACGGAAAAGGAACCGGTGGTGCTCCCGGCGCGGATTCCCAATCTGCTGATCAACGGGACAACAGGAATTGCCGTCGGGATGGCAACCAATATGCCTCCTCATAATCTGGGTGAGGTGATTGACGCCTGTGTAAGGATGATTGACGATCGGGTGGCCGGAAAACCGGATATTCCGATCGAAGACATTATGAAGATCATCAAGGGGCCGGATTTTCCGACCGGCGCCACCATTCTCGGCCGTCACGGCATCGAGGAGGCCTACAGAACCGGAAGGGGAAAGATCACAGTCCGGGCTGTCACCCGCATCGAGACGAAGCCGAGCGGAAAGTCGGAAATTCTTGTAACAGAGCTTCCGTTTCTGGTGAATAAGGCCCGCCTGATCGAATCCATCGCGGAACTCGTACGGAACAAGAAGATAGACGGGATCACCGGACTCAACGACCACTCAAGCCGTGAGGGCATGGAGATCTGCATTGAAGTCCGCCGCGATGCCAATGCAAACATCGTCCTCAACCAGCTGTACAAGCATACGCAGCTGCAGGACACATTTGGCGTCAACAATCTTGCTCTGGTGGACGGTCAGCCGAAGGTCCTGAATCTGAATGAGATCTTGATCTATTATCTCCGGCATCAGGAAGACGTTGTCACAAGACGGACGCAGTACGATCTGAACAAGGCGGAGGAGCGTGCTCATATTCTGCGCGGGCTGCTGATTGCGCTTGATCATATCGATGAGGTCATCGCGATCATCAGGGCAGCGGCCAATGTTCAGGCGGCCAAGTCAGAGCTGATGAAACGGTTCGGGCTGGATGATCCGCAGGCTCAGGCCATTGTCGATATGCGTCTGCGGGCTCTGACAGGTCTGGAACGCAGTAAAATTGAATCCGAGTACGCCGAGCTGAAGAAAACGATCGAGCATCTGAAGGCGATTCTTGCCGACCGGAATCTGCTGCTCGGCGTGATCCGGGACGAGCTTCTTGTGATCCGCGGAAAGTATGCGGATGAGAGAAAGACGAAGATCGTCTTTGATTCGTCGGATATTTCCGTCGAGGATCTGATTCCGGATGAGAATATGGTGATCACCGCCACGCAGCTCGGATATGTGAAGCGTATGACGGTGGATCAGTTCCATATGCAGAACCGGGGAGGCAAGGGAATCCGCGGTATGCAGACGCTGGACGATGATGCGGTCGCCAATGTCATGATGACGACGAACCACAGTTATATTCTGTTCTTCACCAATCAGGGACGGGTTTATCGTCTGCATGCCTATGAAATACCGGAAGCCAGCCGGACTGCGCGGGGCACGGCGATTGTCAATCTTCTGATGCTGCAGCCGGAGGAGCATATTACAACGGTTCTGCCGATCCGCCGTTTTGAGGCCGACCGGTATCTTGTGATGGCGACCCGGCATGGTGTGGTGAAGAGAACGCCGATGGCTGCATTTGCCAATATCAGGAAAAACGGCCTTACGGCGATTACGCTGGAGGAACATGATGAACTGATCGAAGTCAAGTGGGATGACTGCGGACAGGATGTGATTCTGGTATCCAGAAACGGAATGAGCATCCGATTCAATGTCTCGGATATTCGTCCTATGGGAAGAGGAGCGGCCGGCGTACGGGGAATGAAACTGGAGGATGGAGACGAGGTCGTCAATATGGTGACGGAGAAACAGGGAACTCATCTTCTCTTCATTTCCGAACGGGGACTCGGCAAACTGACGCCGATCACGGAATTCCGCAGACAGTATCGCGGCGGAATCGGTCTTAAATGCTACAAGATTACGGAGAAATCAGGACGTCTCGTCGGAGCGAGGGCCGTATCCGAAGATGATGAGATCCTGATCATCACGACGGAAGGCATTATGATCCGTACCAGCTGCCTTGATATTTCCATCCTCGGCCGGATCACCACGGGTGTGAAGATCATGAATCTGGGCGAAGGCGTCAAAGTAGCCAGCTTTACCAAAGTACTCGAAGATGACGATGCGTCATCTGATGAACAGGCAGACGATGCGGCAGACGGAACGGACTTGAGCGGGGAGGCATCGGAAGAATCCGGGAGCGAAGACAGGAACACTCCGGAAGAAAAAAGTGAAACGGAATAG
- the gyrB gene encoding DNA topoisomerase (ATP-hydrolyzing) subunit B: MNIEDHDEYGADQIQILKGLEAVRKRPGMYIGSTSSRGLHHLVYEIVDNSVDEALAGTCDHIEVTIHSDDSVTVEDNGRGIPVGINHQAGIPAVEVVFTILHAGGKFGGGGYKVSGGLHGVGASVVNALSEWLEVQIFHDGKIYQQRYERGKTMYPLKVAGDCDPEKHGTRVTFFPDREIFEDIQFDFDTLKTRFREMAFLTKGLKFTFTDERPEEGPKQCVFHYEGGIVEFVQYLNRSSTPLYPQIISCEGEKNGVLVEVAMQHNDGYKENTYGFVNNIVTPEGGMHVEGFRMALTKVFNDYARKNRLLKDSEPNLTGEDIREGLTSIISVKIENPQFEGQTKMKLGNSEARSAVNAVVTDQLTVFLEQNPNVGKATIEKSVLAQRAREAARKARDLTRRKSALDGMSLPGKLADCTDKDPKHCEIFIVEGDSAGGSAKTARSRATQAILPLRGKILNVEKARLDRIYGNAEIKAMITAFGTGIHEDFDISKLRYDKIIIMTDADVDGAHIATLMLTFLYRFMPELIRQGHVYLAQPPLYKIEKNKKVWYAYSDQELENIMQQIGRDQNNKVQRYKGLGEMDADQLWETTMDPEKRVLKRVSMDEDDASEVDLTFTTLMGDKVEPRREFIEENAKYVTNLDV; encoded by the coding sequence ATGAATATTGAAGATCACGACGAATACGGCGCCGATCAGATTCAGATTCTAAAAGGTCTCGAAGCGGTCCGCAAAAGACCCGGCATGTATATCGGTTCTACCTCTTCACGGGGACTGCATCATCTTGTTTACGAGATTGTAGACAATTCGGTGGACGAAGCGCTGGCCGGCACCTGCGATCATATCGAGGTGACGATCCATTCTGATGATTCGGTAACGGTGGAGGACAACGGCCGCGGCATTCCGGTCGGGATCAATCATCAGGCGGGGATTCCGGCCGTAGAGGTGGTGTTCACCATTCTGCACGCGGGAGGCAAATTCGGCGGCGGAGGATACAAGGTATCCGGCGGCCTGCACGGTGTCGGCGCTTCCGTGGTGAACGCGCTTTCCGAATGGCTTGAGGTGCAGATTTTCCATGATGGAAAAATCTATCAGCAGCGGTATGAGCGGGGAAAGACGATGTATCCGCTCAAGGTGGCGGGAGACTGTGATCCGGAAAAGCATGGAACGAGGGTGACATTTTTCCCGGACAGGGAAATCTTCGAGGATATTCAGTTTGATTTCGACACGCTGAAAACCCGTTTTCGGGAGATGGCGTTTCTGACGAAGGGGCTGAAGTTTACCTTTACGGACGAGAGACCGGAAGAGGGGCCGAAGCAGTGTGTGTTTCATTATGAGGGGGGAATCGTCGAATTCGTTCAGTATCTGAACCGGAGCTCGACGCCTCTTTATCCGCAGATCATTTCCTGCGAGGGTGAGAAAAACGGCGTGCTGGTCGAAGTGGCGATGCAGCATAACGACGGATACAAGGAGAATACATATGGGTTTGTCAATAATATTGTGACACCGGAAGGAGGCATGCATGTGGAGGGATTCCGCATGGCTCTCACGAAGGTGTTTAACGATTATGCGCGTAAAAACCGTCTGCTCAAGGATTCCGAGCCGAATCTGACGGGCGAGGATATCCGTGAGGGTCTGACTTCCATCATCTCAGTGAAGATCGAGAACCCGCAGTTCGAGGGTCAGACCAAGATGAAGCTCGGCAATTCGGAAGCGAGGAGCGCGGTCAATGCGGTTGTGACGGATCAGCTGACCGTTTTTCTCGAACAGAATCCGAATGTCGGAAAGGCGACCATCGAGAAATCCGTTCTGGCGCAGCGGGCAAGGGAAGCCGCGCGGAAAGCGCGTGATCTGACAAGACGGAAATCCGCGCTGGACGGCATGTCTCTTCCGGGTAAGCTGGCTGACTGTACTGACAAGGACCCGAAGCACTGCGAGATCTTCATCGTGGAGGGAGATTCCGCGGGAGGGTCAGCGAAAACCGCCCGTTCTCGGGCGACACAGGCAATCCTGCCGCTTCGGGGAAAAATTCTGAACGTGGAAAAGGCAAGACTCGACCGTATCTACGGTAATGCCGAGATCAAGGCGATGATCACAGCGTTTGGCACGGGCATTCACGAGGATTTTGATATTTCAAAACTCCGTTACGACAAAATCATCATCATGACGGATGCCGATGTGGACGGCGCCCATATCGCAACGCTGATGCTGACGTTTCTCTACCGCTTTATGCCGGAGCTGATCCGCCAGGGCCATGTGTATCTGGCACAGCCGCCGCTTTATAAGATCGAGAAGAACAAGAAAGTCTGGTACGCCTACTCCGATCAGGAACTGGAGAATATCATGCAGCAGATCGGCCGCGATCAGAACAATAAGGTGCAGCGTTACAAGGGGCTGGGTGAGATGGATGCCGATCAGCTCTGGGAGACGACGATGGATCCGGAAAAACGGGTTCTGAAGCGGGTCAGTATGGACGAGGATGATGCATCCGAGGTGGATCTGACTTTCACCACTCTGATGGGAGACAAAGTGGAACCCAGACGCGAATTCATCGAAGAGAACGCGAAGTATGTGACGAATCTGGATGTCTGA
- the recF gene encoding DNA replication/repair protein RecF (All proteins in this family for which functions are known are DNA-binding proteins that assist the filamentation of RecA onto DNA for the initiation of recombination or recombinational repair.) has product MYVESLDLKNFRNYETLSAAFDKGINIIYGANAQGKTNILEAVYLAGTTRSHRGAKDRDMIRMGAEESHIRMHFQRHENEYRVDLHLRRMGGKGVALGGVPLKRASELFGIASMVFFSPEDLGIVKNGPAGRRRFLDLMISDTDRLYLSDLTAYAKCLAQRNALLHEMVFRPDRIRELDIWDDQISAIGSRIIRKREEFLEEFSQYAAKEHAKLTSGKERLELVYEPCSEADQLADQIREARERDRRMKSTTTGPHRDDLAIRANGMDLRVYGSQGQQRTAALSMKMAEIATIESVRKDRPVFLLDDVLSELDSDRQTALLDGIADTQTLITCTGLDEFVQNRFHADRIFHVTAGKLDGGTT; this is encoded by the coding sequence TTGTACGTTGAATCGCTGGATCTGAAGAATTTTCGTAATTACGAAACGCTGTCGGCTGCATTTGACAAAGGAATCAATATCATTTACGGCGCAAACGCTCAGGGAAAGACCAACATTCTCGAGGCGGTCTATCTCGCCGGTACGACACGGTCTCACCGGGGCGCGAAGGACAGAGACATGATCCGCATGGGAGCTGAGGAAAGTCATATCCGCATGCATTTTCAGCGCCATGAAAATGAATACAGGGTTGATCTGCATCTGAGGCGCATGGGCGGGAAAGGTGTGGCGCTTGGCGGCGTGCCGCTGAAGCGGGCTTCCGAACTGTTCGGAATCGCATCGATGGTTTTCTTTTCACCGGAGGATCTCGGTATTGTCAAGAACGGACCGGCAGGCCGCCGCCGTTTTCTTGATCTGATGATCTCTGACACGGACCGTCTGTATCTGTCGGACCTGACGGCTTACGCCAAATGTCTTGCGCAGCGGAATGCGCTGCTTCATGAGATGGTTTTCCGGCCGGACCGTATCCGGGAACTGGATATCTGGGACGATCAGATCAGTGCGATCGGAAGCCGGATCATCCGGAAAAGGGAAGAGTTTCTGGAAGAATTCAGCCAATATGCCGCGAAGGAACATGCAAAGCTCACTTCAGGAAAGGAAAGACTGGAGCTTGTCTATGAGCCGTGCTCGGAGGCGGATCAGCTTGCGGATCAGATCAGAGAAGCCCGGGAGAGGGACCGGAGAATGAAGAGTACGACGACAGGACCTCACCGGGATGATCTCGCAATCCGCGCGAACGGTATGGATCTTCGGGTTTACGGTTCGCAGGGGCAGCAGAGAACAGCGGCACTGTCGATGAAGATGGCGGAAATCGCCACGATCGAATCGGTGAGAAAGGACAGACCCGTTTTTCTTCTGGATGATGTGCTCTCGGAGCTGGATTCGGACAGACAGACCGCTCTGCTGGACGGTATCGCGGATACGCAGACACTCATTACCTGTACGGGACTTGATGAGTTTGTTCAGAACCGCTTTCATGCGGACCGGATTTTTCACGTGACGGCAGGAAAACTTGACGGAGGTACGACATGA
- a CDS encoding RNA-binding S4 domain-containing protein yields MELKLRGEYITLGQLLKAENLVEDGAEAKAVIQRGDVSVNGETDTRRGRKLHEGDKVLFRGSEIVVVR; encoded by the coding sequence ATGGAACTGAAACTGCGGGGAGAATATATCACACTTGGACAGCTGCTTAAGGCGGAAAATCTGGTTGAAGACGGTGCGGAAGCCAAGGCGGTAATACAGAGGGGCGACGTCTCTGTCAACGGGGAAACCGATACCCGCAGAGGCCGCAAGCTTCATGAAGGAGATAAAGTTCTTTTCCGCGGATCGGAGATCGTCGTTGTACGTTGA
- the dnaN gene encoding DNA polymerase III subunit beta — MKFTAAKNDLMNGVAIAIRAVPAHTTMPILECMLLQTEGQALKLTTNDTEMGIETVVPAQIQEPGTIAVDARMLSEIVRKLPDSVVSFESDENDRIQIRCGKARFNIAGQKGDDFSFLPSVDQDESITLSQLTLKSVIQQTIFSIAANENNKIMTGELFEIKGDILRIVALDGHRIAMRRVALKNSFDERRVIVPGKTLLEISRILSGEMDEQVSVFFSRNHIVFELPGTRMVSRLIDGEYFNVDQMISTDYETKLTISRNEFQSCIDRALLFVRENDKKPIIFDITDGEVRLSIDSPMGSFDESIDIQKEGRDLTIGFNPRFLLDALKVIDDENVTLYLVNAKAPCFIRNDDDTYTYLILPVNFVR; from the coding sequence ATGAAATTCACAGCAGCAAAAAATGATCTGATGAACGGTGTCGCAATTGCGATCCGGGCCGTTCCCGCCCATACAACCATGCCGATCCTTGAGTGCATGCTGCTGCAGACAGAGGGACAGGCTCTGAAACTGACGACAAACGATACGGAGATGGGAATCGAAACTGTCGTTCCGGCCCAGATTCAGGAACCCGGCACCATTGCCGTCGATGCACGGATGCTGTCTGAAATTGTACGAAAACTGCCGGACTCCGTCGTTTCCTTCGAATCAGATGAAAACGACCGGATCCAGATCCGCTGCGGAAAGGCACGCTTTAATATCGCAGGACAGAAAGGAGACGATTTTTCTTTCCTGCCGAGCGTTGATCAGGATGAAAGCATCACACTGTCACAGCTGACCTTAAAATCAGTCATCCAGCAGACCATATTCTCCATTGCCGCAAACGAGAACAACAAAATCATGACGGGTGAACTGTTTGAAATCAAAGGGGACATTCTGCGTATCGTTGCGCTGGACGGTCACCGTATTGCCATGAGGCGTGTCGCCCTCAAAAATTCCTTTGATGAACGCAGGGTGATCGTACCCGGAAAGACACTGCTGGAAATCAGCCGGATCCTGTCCGGAGAGATGGATGAACAGGTCTCGGTATTCTTTTCAAGAAATCATATTGTATTCGAGCTCCCCGGAACCAGAATGGTTTCCCGTCTGATCGACGGAGAGTATTTCAATGTCGACCAGATGATTTCGACGGATTATGAGACAAAGCTGACCATTTCAAGAAACGAATTCCAGAGCTGCATCGACCGGGCTCTCCTTTTTGTACGCGAGAATGACAAGAAACCGATTATCTTTGATATTACGGACGGTGAGGTCCGGCTTTCCATCGATTCGCCGATGGGATCCTTTGACGAGAGCATCGATATCCAGAAAGAGGGAAGAGATCTGACGATCGGGTTTAATCCGAGATTTCTTCTTGACGCGCTTAAGGTGATCGATGATGAAAACGTGACGCTGTATCTGGTCAATGCCAAAGCGCCATGCTTCATCCGCAATGATGATGATACCTATACGTACCTGATTCTGCCTGTCAACTTTGTAAGATAA
- the dnaA gene encoding chromosomal replication initiator protein DnaA: protein MDNLTLLEEKWPDILERIKEENDLSAVSFSTWILPLEIHAVDHEGITLIVSSGSMGINVLNKRYTLAIRTAIREVTGLSLAVHYVTPDAAVSAKNKPSDDEDFTDVMERAHLNPKYTFDSFVVGSNNKFAHAASLAVAESPGEIYNPLYLYAGVGLGKTHLMHSIAHFILKNNPEARVLYVTSEDFTNELIDSIRNGNNSAMSKFRDKYRNIDVLLIDDIQFIIGKESTQEEFFHTFEALYGQKKQIIISSDKPPKDLDILEERIRSRLEMGLIADISSPDYETRMAILRKKEETDGYHIDDEVLDYIAKNIKSNIRELEGCLNRVRAKSILEKRDVTLDLAEEILRDLITPDTERKITSEAIINTVAEHFHLTLNEIKSQKRKKEYVYPRMIAMYLCREMTDDAYDTIAGLLNKKDHTTVINAYNRIAKDMELNPQTKSTVETLKKKIAPM from the coding sequence ATGGACAATTTGACACTGCTTGAGGAGAAATGGCCGGATATTCTCGAACGGATCAAGGAAGAGAATGATCTGTCGGCTGTTTCTTTTTCGACCTGGATTCTTCCTCTGGAAATTCACGCCGTCGATCATGAAGGGATCACATTGATCGTTTCTTCCGGCAGCATGGGCATCAATGTGCTGAACAAACGCTATACGCTTGCCATACGAACCGCGATCCGTGAAGTGACGGGTCTGAGTCTTGCTGTCCATTATGTGACGCCGGACGCGGCCGTATCAGCGAAAAACAAACCGTCTGACGACGAGGATTTCACTGACGTGATGGAACGCGCACATCTGAACCCGAAGTATACCTTCGATTCATTTGTCGTCGGCTCCAACAACAAATTCGCGCATGCAGCCTCGCTGGCTGTTGCCGAATCTCCCGGCGAAATCTACAACCCGCTTTACCTTTACGCGGGTGTAGGACTCGGCAAGACGCACCTGATGCATTCCATCGCCCACTTTATACTGAAAAACAATCCGGAAGCCCGTGTCCTTTATGTCACGAGTGAGGACTTCACAAACGAACTGATCGATTCCATCCGAAACGGCAATAATTCGGCCATGTCCAAGTTTCGGGACAAATACCGCAATATCGACGTGCTTCTGATTGACGATATTCAGTTTATCATCGGAAAGGAATCCACGCAGGAGGAGTTCTTCCACACATTCGAGGCTCTGTACGGCCAGAAAAAACAAATCATCATTTCCTCTGATAAACCGCCGAAGGATCTGGACATTCTGGAGGAACGCATCCGTTCCCGGCTGGAGATGGGCCTGATTGCCGACATTTCCTCACCGGATTACGAGACGAGAATGGCCATCCTGAGAAAAAAGGAAGAGACAGACGGATACCACATCGACGACGAAGTGCTGGATTACATCGCCAAGAACATCAAGTCCAATATCCGTGAACTGGAAGGATGTCTGAACCGTGTCCGGGCCAAGTCCATTCTTGAAAAACGTGATGTGACGCTTGATCTCGCCGAGGAAATTCTCCGCGACCTGATCACGCCTGATACAGAGAGAAAGATTACCTCCGAGGCGATCATCAACACGGTGGCAGAGCATTTTCATCTGACTCTTAACGAAATCAAGAGCCAGAAACGAAAAAAGGAATACGTATATCCCCGTATGATCGCAATGTATCTTTGCCGGGAGATGACGGATGATGCCTACGACACCATCGCCGGTCTATTAAATAAGAAAGATCATACAACCGTCATCAATGCCTACAATCGGATCGCCAAGGATATGGAATTGAATCCCCAGACGAAGTCAACCGTCGAGACACTGAAAAAAAAGATTGCCCCGATGTGA